Proteins encoded within one genomic window of Brachybacterium avium:
- a CDS encoding D-hexose-6-phosphate mutarotase, protein MNSTGTDAPTPSVPLPAGVRLGETHGVPALLVETPAATAELLLDGAQLISWIPAGQQDLLWLSPDSAFGEREAVRGGIPLIGPWFGPGRDLAMEVKHGWLRNIRWDLAAAERTGDEVVITLATPADVKALTATAQFRLGAELSVDLTITAGPRPLELEAALHTYLAVGDVRRIEIHGLEGAAFLDNTRGLLPDVMPEGEPLSPTASTDRVVDSTAEVTVHDAKNSRRIVSTPRGTSKTVVWNPWDALVTEMADIPDAAWPEFVCIEPAIAKDGFVALASGESHSIGVTYRIER, encoded by the coding sequence ATGAACTCCACCGGCACCGATGCCCCCACCCCGTCCGTCCCGCTGCCCGCAGGGGTCCGCCTCGGCGAGACCCACGGGGTCCCGGCCCTGCTGGTCGAGACCCCGGCCGCCACGGCCGAGCTGCTGCTGGACGGTGCGCAGCTGATCAGCTGGATCCCCGCCGGGCAGCAGGACCTGCTGTGGCTCAGCCCGGACTCCGCCTTCGGCGAGCGCGAGGCGGTGCGCGGCGGGATCCCGCTGATCGGCCCGTGGTTCGGCCCCGGCCGCGATCTGGCGATGGAGGTCAAGCACGGCTGGCTGCGGAACATCCGCTGGGACCTGGCCGCCGCCGAGCGCACGGGCGACGAGGTGGTGATCACCCTGGCCACCCCTGCGGACGTCAAGGCGCTGACCGCGACCGCACAGTTCCGCCTCGGCGCCGAGCTGTCGGTGGATCTCACGATCACCGCCGGTCCTCGCCCCCTCGAGCTGGAAGCGGCGCTGCACACCTATCTCGCCGTCGGCGATGTGCGCCGGATCGAGATCCACGGCCTGGAGGGCGCCGCCTTCCTCGACAACACCCGTGGCCTGCTCCCCGACGTCATGCCGGAGGGGGAGCCGCTGAGCCCGACCGCCTCCACCGACCGGGTGGTGGACTCCACCGCCGAGGTGACGGTGCACGATGCGAAGAACTCCCGCCGCATCGTCTCGACCCCGCGCGGCACATCCAAGACCGTGGTCTGGAACCCCTGGGACGCTCTGGTGACGGAGATGGCCGACATCCCCGATGCGGCCTGGCCCGAGTTCGTGTGCATCGAGCCGGCCATCGCCAAGGACGGCTTCGTGGCGCTCGCGTCCGGGGAATCGCACAGCATCGGCGTCACCTACCGCATCGAGCGCTGA